The window CAGCAGATTAAACTGTCCGCTAAGAAAACTTATAGAATAAGCGCTCTAAAAGCGGACTTTTTACCTTCTTAGATTAACAATGCAGAAAAATTTATTGAAATAAAATAAAAAGCCCAGTTTCTGAACTGGGCTTTTCCTTAAATATCCTGCCGCATGCATTCATCCGCTGAAATGCTTCAAGGTAAAGCCCTTCAGCATCACAGAAACTCTTCCAGCACCGAATTTAAAAACACATGCCCCTGCTCCGTGCAGGCTAAGCGGCTGTGATCCGCCGCCATCCATTTGCGCGCGCGCAGTGAAGCCAGCAGCTCATCCAGACTGTCCAGGCTCAGGCCGGTGCGCTCGGCATAAAGCCCGGCATCCACGCCTTCATTCAGGCGCAGGGCATTCATCATAAATTCAAAAGGCAGCTCTGCATCATCAATGCGCTTCAGCTGCAGATGCTCTGCCGGCACTTTGGCTAAATAATCCTTCGGCAGGCGGGTTTTCTGAAAGCGGTACACGCCATCCGGCCGGGTGACTTTGCCGTGCGCGCCCGCGCCGATCGCCAAATAATCGCCGAACTGCCAGTAATTTAAGTTATGCGCAGACGGCCGCTCCTTGCGCCAGGCCGACACTTCATAATTCACAAAGCCGCTGGCTTTTAAATAGGCTTCGCCCTGCTCCTGAATGTCTTCCAGAACCTCATCCCGCGGCAAAACCGGCTGGGTGCGGAAGAACACCGTATTCGGCTCAATGGTCAGCTGATACCATGACACATGGGTTGCGCCGCTTTCCACCGCCAGCTTTAAATCCAGCAGCGCCTGCGCCAAAGTCTGTTCCGGCAAGCCATGCATCAGGTCCACATTGATCCGTTCAAAGCCGGCTTCTTTGGCCAGCTGAATGGCGGACACTGCGTCCGTATTGGAATGAATGCGCCCGAGCTTTTTCAGATGTTCAGTATTGAAGCTCTGCACGCCTATCGATAAGCGGTTAATCCCCGCCTCTAAATAGCCGGCAAAGGGGTCATGCTCTACCGTTCCGGGGTTGGCTTCCAAGGTGATTTCACAGTTTTCGTCAAAAGGAATCAGCGCTTTCAGCTGCGCAAACAGCCATTGATAGCCCTGGGCGGAAATTAAAGACGGCGTGCCGCCGCCGATAAATACGCTGTGAATGGCGCGGCCCTGGGCAAAATCAATCTGGGTTTTAAAGTCTTCCACCAAAGCCTGCAGGTATTCCCGCTCCAAATCCAAAGACAGCTTGCCGTCTGGAACGGCATGCGAATTGAAGTCACAGTACGGGCATTTGCGCACGCACCACGGCATGTGAATGTATAAAGACAAAGGAACCAGTGCAGGATTTAATTCAGCCAAGGAAGATGCTCAAAATAAAAAAAGAGGAGTACCGGCGCATTTTAACATGAGTGCATCAAGACGCTTATGCATTCTGCGCGCCAATCCGCTAAACTCAATAAAATCAGACCGGATTGAGGCGCAGGCAGAATGAAAATAAGTTCTCAGCTCCTGATGCTGATGCCGCTGGCCATGGGCATCGGCATTGCCATGACTTTTCAGACCGCAATCAACAGCCAATTGCGCGAATATCTGTATTCGCCGCTGCAAGCCGCCCTTTTATCCTTTTTGGTTGGTACAATAGCGCTGGCTGCCATGGTGTTTTTTCAGCCTGCAGAAAAGCCGAATCTGGATACGCTCCAGCAAATTCCCTGGTTTTTATGGCTGGGCGGATGCCTCGGAGGCTATGCCATCAGCGTCAGCATCTATACGGCGCCGAAACTGGGCTTTCTGACTTTATCTGGACTGATCATTTTTGGACAGATTGTAACCTCGATGATTGTTGACCAGTACGGCCTGCTGGGCACTGAAAAAACGCCGGTCAACTGGCAGCGCCTTTTAGGCGGCGTGGTGATTTTTACCGGTGTGCTTCTCACCCTACAGCGCTAAACCGTTTTCCGAAGCACCGGATGAAATAGGTATTTTTGTGCAGAATGCTGCGTATGCAACAACCAACCGTTATGAAATAAAAAAACTGCTGCACCTGATGCTGCCAATTCTGGTCACTCAGTTTGCCCAAGCCGGCTTCGGCCTGATTGACACGGTGATGGCCGGGCATTTATCCGCCAATGACCTGGCCGCCATTGCAGTCGGGGTCGGACTGTGGATTCCGATCATGCTGCTGTTCAGCGGCATCATGATTGCCGCCACTCCGCTGGTGGCCGAAGCCAACGGCGCGCGCGCGCCTGAAAAAATTGCCGTGATTGCGCGCCAGTCGCTGTGGGTTGCATTGATTTTAGGCATCATTGCCTGCCTGATTCTGCAGATTGCGCCCTTGCTGCTGCCGGTTTTAGGCGTGCCTGAAGCCCTGCTGCCGAAAGCCAGCCTGTTCCTGCATGCCATTGGCTTCGGCATGCCGGCCGTCACCATGTATGCGGCGCTGCGCGGCTATTCCGAAGCGCTGGGTTTTCCGCGCCCTGTGACCGCAATCAGCCTGATTGCCCTGCTGCTGCTGATTCCGCTGAACTTTGTTTTCATGTACGGCTTAGGGCCAATTCCTGAACTGGGTTCCGCCGGCTGCGGCTTCTCCACGGCGATTCTGCAGTGGCTGATGTTCTTCGCCTTGGCCAGCTATATCTTTAAAGGCAGCGCCTATCAGAAGACCCAGCCCTTTGCCGTGTTTGAAAAAATTGACGGCTACTGGGTCAAGCGCATCTTAAAGCTCGGCCTGCCGATTGGCCTGGCGATTTTCTTTGAAGTCAGCATTTTCAGCACCGCGGCCATTATCCTCAGCCCGCTGGGTGAAATTACCGTAGCGGCCCATCAGATTGCGATTTCCATTACCTCGCAGCTGTTTATGATTCCCATGTCCCTGGCGATTGCCCTGACCATCCGCGTCGGCACCTATTACGGCGAAAAGAATCTGCCGGCCATGCGCAAAGTGCAGTTTATCGGGCTGATGACGGCAACCGTTTTGGCTTTCATTTCCATGACGCTGCTCTGGCTGCTGCGCTATGAAATTGTCGCACTGTATACCAGTGACTATGATGTCGCGGTGGTGGCTGTGTATCTGGTGCTGTTTGCGATTGCCTACCAGCTGATGGATGCATGGCAGGTCAGCGCCGCCGGCTGCCTGCGCGGCATGCAGGACACCAAAGGCCCGATGTGGATTACCATGATTGCCTACTGGATTATCGCTTTCCCGGTCGGCATTTACCTTGCGCGCTTTACCGCAATGGGCGCTGCCGGCGTCTGGGTCGGGCTGATTGTCGGGCTTACGGTCGCCTGCATCCTGCTGCTGACGCGGCTGTTTATGAACAATCAGCGCCTGCGCAATGGAGCCGCATCCTGAATCAGCTGCATCTAAGCCCTGCTCCGGCGCGATGCTGAAGCCAGAAAAAAGCCTTTCAAAACTGTTTTTGAAAGGCTTTTTTCTTTAAAGGCGCCGGCAAAGCGCTTTGCCTGAACGAATAAAACTGATCCTACTGCAAATTGCCGATGGCCTTTTTCAGGCCTTCCGGCATTTCCGACTCATCTGCCGCTTCCTTGGTAATCACCTGCCCAACAATCACATCGGCGCCGTTAAAGGTCATGGTCGGCGCGCCATACAGCTCATAGCCTTCATTCAAGGCCTTGGTCACGCGGGCGCAGAAATTCACATCATCTTTGCCGGTTAAATATCTGTAAATTTTCATGAAAAATCCGCTTTAATGCTGCTCTTCAGCTTATCTTAAGCCGGTTCGGGAAAAATGTAACGGCAGAATAAGGCCGGAAAACTGATTTTATGCAAAAGAATCAAATAGAAACAAAGATTTAACATTTTAAAGTAGGCAGTGTTGCAATAAGCGCCTATGATCAGAAGCATATTTAAAAAACGAACCTGAGGCATATCACATGGCAAAAACGGCAAGCACGCCAGGCCGCCGCTTTATGAAGCTTGCCGGCATGACCGCAAGCATTGCAAGCAAAACAGTTTCCAATTCAATTAAAAATTTAACTGCCGATGAAGAGCAGAAAAATGCCTCCCGCAGCAAATTATTTCAGGATATTGGCCTGCAGATTGCCGACACACTGGGCGAAATGAAAGGCGCAGTGATGAAAGTCGGGCAGATTGCCTCGCAGTACAAAGATATTTTCCCGCCCGAAGTGGCCAGAGCCATCAGCAAGCTGCAGCGCCAGGCGCCCGCCATGCCGTTCTCGGAAATCAAGGCGCAGGTTGAAAAAGCGCTGGGCAAGCCTCTGCTCAGCATTTTTAAAAGTTTTGACGAAACGCCTTTCGCCGCCGCCTCTATCGGTCAGGTGCATAAGGCGGTGCTGCCGGATGGCCGGCAGGTGGTGGTGAAAGTGCAGTATCCCGGCGTCGATGAAGCCTGTGAAAGCGATCTGAAGCAGGTGCGCCTGGCGCTGCGCCTGATGGGCGTGCTGAAAGTCGACCGCAAGCTGCAGGAACGCCTGTTTAAAGAAATTCAGGAAAGCCTGGACAATGAGCTGAACTATCAGGTTGAAGCGCAGAATTTAGAAGTGGCCCGCGCCTTTCATGAAAAGCTCGACAGCAAAATTGTTATTCCCAAAGTCTTTCCCGAATATTCTTCGCGCCATGTGCTGACCCTGAGCTTTGAGCAGGGCGAAAGCATTGAAACCGCCAGCGCCTGGCCTTTAGAAGTGCGCAATGCATTGGGCCGGCGGCTGTTCCGCGCCATGGGGCAGGAAATTTTCTACCTGAAGCGCTTTCACTGCGACCCGCATCCCGGCAACTTCGCTTTCCGTGAAGACGGCACAGTGATTATTTATGACTTTGGCGGGGTGAAAACCCTGTCCAGCGAAATTGTGCATCATTTCAAGCAGCTGATTCATGCCTCGCGCGAGCGCAATGTGGCTGAAATTGAAGATCAGCTGGATGCCCTGCATGCGCTGGCGGAAAAAGGCAAGTTCCCTGCCGGGCTGTATCAGCAGTGGCTGGACGTGCTGATGCGCCCGCTGACCACCCATTACGATTTTGCCGAAAACTCCGCGCACCATGACGGCGTGGAACTGGTGAAAGCCTCATTGAAATACTGGGATGTCTTCAAGCCCTCGCCGGACACGCTGATGGTCAACCGCACCGTTTCAGGCCATTACTGGAACATGATTCATTTAAAAGTGCATGATGACTTGTCCGATGTATTTGAGGAGCTGGTGCCTCCCCGCAGCGCCTAAGGTCCGGAATGCCCGGCCAGCTGTTCCGGCTGGGCATGCTTTGTTTTGCGCTGTTTGATGGCCGTATTTGCATTTTTAATTGTTATGTTATAACATTTATATTAATTATTTTACATTGATGCGGAGAAAAACCATGCGCGCCAACATCCATCCCGAATACCGTGAAGTGCTGTTTCATGACACCAATGCTGACGCGTTTTTTGTCATCGGCAGCACCTTAAACACCGCGCAAAGCCGCGAATATCAAGGCAAGACTTATCCTTATGTAAGCCTGGATATTTCCAGCGCTTCGCACCCGTTCTACACCGGCGAACAGCGCCAGGCCAGCAACGAAGGCCGTGTAGCCAGCTTCAACAAGCGCTTCGCACGTTTCAA is drawn from Acinetobacter sp. WCHAc010034 and contains these coding sequences:
- the hemW gene encoding radical SAM family heme chaperone HemW, yielding MAELNPALVPLSLYIHMPWCVRKCPYCDFNSHAVPDGKLSLDLEREYLQALVEDFKTQIDFAQGRAIHSVFIGGGTPSLISAQGYQWLFAQLKALIPFDENCEITLEANPGTVEHDPFAGYLEAGINRLSIGVQSFNTEHLKKLGRIHSNTDAVSAIQLAKEAGFERINVDLMHGLPEQTLAQALLDLKLAVESGATHVSWYQLTIEPNTVFFRTQPVLPRDEVLEDIQEQGEAYLKASGFVNYEVSAWRKERPSAHNLNYWQFGDYLAIGAGAHGKVTRPDGVYRFQKTRLPKDYLAKVPAEHLQLKRIDDAELPFEFMMNALRLNEGVDAGLYAERTGLSLDSLDELLASLRARKWMAADHSRLACTEQGHVFLNSVLEEFL
- a CDS encoding DMT family transporter, which gives rise to MKISSQLLMLMPLAMGIGIAMTFQTAINSQLREYLYSPLQAALLSFLVGTIALAAMVFFQPAEKPNLDTLQQIPWFLWLGGCLGGYAISVSIYTAPKLGFLTLSGLIIFGQIVTSMIVDQYGLLGTEKTPVNWQRLLGGVVIFTGVLLTLQR
- a CDS encoding MATE family efflux transporter, giving the protein MLPILVTQFAQAGFGLIDTVMAGHLSANDLAAIAVGVGLWIPIMLLFSGIMIAATPLVAEANGARAPEKIAVIARQSLWVALILGIIACLILQIAPLLLPVLGVPEALLPKASLFLHAIGFGMPAVTMYAALRGYSEALGFPRPVTAISLIALLLLIPLNFVFMYGLGPIPELGSAGCGFSTAILQWLMFFALASYIFKGSAYQKTQPFAVFEKIDGYWVKRILKLGLPIGLAIFFEVSIFSTAAIILSPLGEITVAAHQIAISITSQLFMIPMSLAIALTIRVGTYYGEKNLPAMRKVQFIGLMTATVLAFISMTLLWLLRYEIVALYTSDYDVAVVAVYLVLFAIAYQLMDAWQVSAAGCLRGMQDTKGPMWITMIAYWIIAFPVGIYLARFTAMGAAGVWVGLIVGLTVACILLLTRLFMNNQRLRNGAAS
- a CDS encoding DUF1737 domain-containing protein, with the protein product MKIYRYLTGKDDVNFCARVTKALNEGYELYGAPTMTFNGADVIVGQVITKEAADESEMPEGLKKAIGNLQ
- a CDS encoding ABC1 kinase family protein gives rise to the protein MAKTASTPGRRFMKLAGMTASIASKTVSNSIKNLTADEEQKNASRSKLFQDIGLQIADTLGEMKGAVMKVGQIASQYKDIFPPEVARAISKLQRQAPAMPFSEIKAQVEKALGKPLLSIFKSFDETPFAAASIGQVHKAVLPDGRQVVVKVQYPGVDEACESDLKQVRLALRLMGVLKVDRKLQERLFKEIQESLDNELNYQVEAQNLEVARAFHEKLDSKIVIPKVFPEYSSRHVLTLSFEQGESIETASAWPLEVRNALGRRLFRAMGQEIFYLKRFHCDPHPGNFAFREDGTVIIYDFGGVKTLSSEIVHHFKQLIHASRERNVAEIEDQLDALHALAEKGKFPAGLYQQWLDVLMRPLTTHYDFAENSAHHDGVELVKASLKYWDVFKPSPDTLMVNRTVSGHYWNMIHLKVHDDLSDVFEELVPPRSA
- a CDS encoding type B 50S ribosomal protein L31 produces the protein MRANIHPEYREVLFHDTNADAFFVIGSTLNTAQSREYQGKTYPYVSLDISSASHPFYTGEQRQASNEGRVASFNKRFARFKRSQ